The segment GCTCCCTGCCGATGTTGCCAGAGACGAACGCCCGCGGTTGCGACTCGTGGCCTGTCGACGCCGTTCGAGGAACTATTCAGACGAAGTGCAGAAATCACAGACTCGATGTGCAGCTCCGTGCAGCAGGAAAGGACTCTTCGCCCCCCTCCGGGCGCGGATCCTGAAGACTGTGGGGCCCAGAAGAGGCGCGTTGTCATGCCCGGGGCGTGCGCGGCCTGGCCGCAAAGCGGCTGCGCGTTTTTCCGGCGAAAGAGAAAAATGATCTCACTCTGGCAAACCAGCAGGAGCTCTCCGTCGCCCGCGATCCGCCGGCTGCGGCGAACCATTGCCGCGCTGGTCACGATGACGCTCGCCAGTTGCGACTCGGGCCACAAAGGTCTCGAGGGAACACTCTATATCTCTATCGGCCTGGCCGACAATCAGTCTCTCAACGAGGAGATCATTGCGAGTAAACGCAAGCGAGCCAACATTTCTCTGCAGGCCTTTCAGCGCGAACACCCCGAAGTGAGCTTCCAACTGCAATTCTATCCCGAAGGGGAACTCTCGGAGGAGATGAAGGTACGCGACCGCAGCGGGCAAGGGCCCGACCTTTTCCTCATCAACGCCGAGACCGCACGAACCCTTCGCCGTAGCGGCCTGACTCGCCCCTTCGAGCCCAAAGCCCAGACCATCGACGAAATCCAGCCGGCGGCTCTCCAGCCGCTTCAGGAGGGAACAAACGCCTACACGGCACTTCCCTTTGTCTTCGAACCGCAGTTGGCCTGCTTCAACAAAACCCAGATAAAGCAATCGCCAACCACCCTCGATGACCTACTGAAGGTCAGCGACACGACGTTGGGGATCGGTCTTCCACTGGACGTATCCGCTCTGTATTGGACACTCGGAAGTCTCGGAGCACAAGAGAGCTACGCCAAGATCGTCCGCAGTCAACGAGTCGATGCCGCCGCCAGAGAGCAACTGCTCCATTGGTTGCGCTGGCTCCAGCGCGCCAACACCCACGCCGGAATGTATTTCTACATGGACACCCAGCGAATGATGGACGATTTCGCTAGTGGGAAACTCGCCTGGATCGCGTGCCGGAGCCCCTTCGTCGGAAAATTCGAGAAAGAGCTGGGCAAAGACTTCGGGGTAGCTCTTCTGCCCCGCGGCCGGGGAGGCAGGGCGTCCCCGCTCAGCGACATGCGCGTCTGGGCCCTCGGGACAAATTCGAGCGCGAACCAGGAACACATCGCTACGGCGCTGGCCTCCTTCTCTCTCAACCCACTCGCTCAATTCCGAATCTCGCTGAATTCCGACGAACTGATCCCGGTCAACCGGAAGGTCGTCATCCCTGTCAATCGCTCCAACTTCCTGCGG is part of the Candidatus Binatia bacterium genome and harbors:
- a CDS encoding ABC transporter substrate-binding protein, which produces MISLWQTSRSSPSPAIRRLRRTIAALVTMTLASCDSGHKGLEGTLYISIGLADNQSLNEEIIASKRKRANISLQAFQREHPEVSFQLQFYPEGELSEEMKVRDRSGQGPDLFLINAETARTLRRSGLTRPFEPKAQTIDEIQPAALQPLQEGTNAYTALPFVFEPQLACFNKTQIKQSPTTLDDLLKVSDTTLGIGLPLDVSALYWTLGSLGAQESYAKIVRSQRVDAAAREQLLHWLRWLQRANTHAGMYFYMDTQRMMDDFASGKLAWIACRSPFVGKFEKELGKDFGVALLPRGRGGRASPLSDMRVWALGTNSSANQEHIATALASFSLNPLAQFRISLNSDELIPVNRKVVIPVNRSNFLRTMERSHLDSPAMSADLLTYLGDVELQEQSDKTMVGLLYGDLQPEQALEKLLKLADPQRKQSH